One genomic segment of Bifidobacterium breve DSM 20213 = JCM 1192 includes these proteins:
- the rbfA gene encoding 30S ribosome-binding factor RbfA, producing the protein MAGTNPRAARIAALIQRVVASSIEHELHDKRLSSITVTEVRVTNDLQIAKIYWTQLGHEGHEDGERKRAQQALDQAKGHLRTLVGHKAGLRLTPQLQFVFDEVPGEAHEIEDILAMAKKRDEDLARARATAHYAGDADPYKHDDEPEDEDLNDEEYSSDEE; encoded by the coding sequence ATGGCAGGAACCAACCCACGTGCCGCGCGTATTGCGGCTCTGATTCAGCGTGTGGTCGCCTCGTCCATCGAGCATGAGCTGCACGACAAGCGACTGTCCAGCATCACCGTCACGGAAGTGCGTGTGACCAATGATTTGCAGATCGCCAAGATCTACTGGACCCAGCTTGGTCATGAAGGCCACGAGGATGGCGAACGTAAGCGTGCCCAGCAGGCTCTCGATCAGGCCAAGGGACATCTGCGTACTTTGGTGGGCCACAAGGCCGGCTTGCGCCTGACCCCGCAACTGCAGTTTGTGTTCGATGAAGTGCCCGGCGAGGCCCACGAGATCGAAGATATTTTGGCTATGGCCAAGAAGCGCGATGAGGATCTTGCGCGCGCCCGCGCCACCGCTCACTACGCCGGCGACGCCGACCCCTATAAGCACGACGACGAGCCGGAAGATGAAGACCTCAACGATGAGGAATACTCTTCCGACGAAGAGTAG
- the rpiA gene encoding ribose-5-phosphate isomerase RpiA, translating to MDKAQQDALKKAAGIEAAKLIEDGMIAGLGTGSTVKFLVDELGRRHQEEGLEFTGVTTSRRTQAQAESYGIKIVDIDDVDHIDVTIDGADEVDKNFNGIKGGGAALLWEKIVATNSNQIVWIVDESKVVDTIGKFPLPVEVIPFGAGHVIKKFEERGYKPVLRLDAEGKEVRTDENNFVVDLHLERIDHPQELAEDLINTVGVVEHGLFLNMVDKVIVGDPNGPRVMTNANK from the coding sequence ATGGATAAGGCACAGCAGGATGCGCTGAAGAAGGCGGCCGGCATCGAAGCCGCCAAGCTCATCGAAGATGGCATGATCGCCGGTCTCGGCACCGGTTCGACCGTTAAGTTCCTGGTAGATGAGCTCGGCCGCCGTCATCAGGAAGAAGGCCTCGAGTTCACCGGCGTGACTACTTCCCGCCGCACCCAGGCTCAAGCCGAAAGCTACGGCATCAAGATCGTGGACATCGATGACGTGGACCACATCGACGTGACCATTGACGGCGCTGACGAGGTCGACAAGAACTTCAACGGCATCAAGGGCGGCGGCGCTGCCCTGCTGTGGGAGAAGATCGTGGCCACCAACTCCAACCAGATCGTGTGGATCGTGGACGAGTCCAAGGTGGTGGACACCATCGGCAAGTTCCCGCTGCCGGTCGAGGTCATCCCGTTCGGCGCCGGCCATGTGATCAAGAAGTTCGAGGAGCGCGGCTACAAGCCGGTGCTGCGTCTTGACGCCGAAGGCAAGGAAGTGCGCACCGACGAGAACAACTTCGTGGTGGATCTGCACCTGGAGCGCATCGATCACCCGCAGGAGCTGGCCGAGGACCTCATCAACACGGTCGGCGTGGTGGAGCACGGCCTGTTCCTCAACATGGTAGACAAGGTCATCGTCGGCGACCCGAACGGCCCGCGCGTGATGACCAACGCCAATAAGTGA
- a CDS encoding ribonuclease H family protein — translation MGWAWADHDKNAGGTAGHEHDDHGYGAGGATNGTNQIGELCAVLEALRAHPGSEPLLIESDSQYAINCSTTWVRGWKKNGWKNSQKKPVKNVELVKAIDREISQRPGPVNFKWVKGHAGNEGNELVDELARTYAGDCRSGARDGYLPIEGWQSLLGSEYARGTDVPPDVQLVLDGKADATSLRKPVAADPNTAPGGTPHQVKPSLEELLTEPEGVPDWGDDTPTAEAPAITIDEKSVSNAATNDTPRNATSSPNAAQSPAAEQTPAASTSKATAAPTPTQPAQPAATTPTATPSGLTVSGALRFSPAPKTSPYFNGQPMPIRGSIEVQGYVDGDGNLVITNAPFTRH, via the coding sequence ATGGGCTGGGCGTGGGCCGATCACGACAAGAACGCAGGCGGTACTGCCGGTCATGAGCATGACGATCACGGCTATGGTGCCGGTGGCGCCACCAACGGCACCAACCAAATCGGCGAACTGTGCGCGGTGCTCGAGGCGCTGCGCGCGCACCCCGGTTCAGAGCCGCTGCTCATCGAATCCGACTCGCAGTATGCCATCAACTGCTCAACCACTTGGGTCAGGGGTTGGAAGAAGAACGGCTGGAAGAACTCGCAGAAGAAGCCGGTGAAGAACGTCGAGCTCGTCAAGGCTATCGACCGCGAGATATCGCAGCGCCCCGGACCGGTGAACTTCAAGTGGGTCAAGGGCCATGCCGGCAATGAAGGCAACGAGCTGGTCGACGAGTTGGCACGCACGTACGCCGGAGACTGCCGTTCGGGCGCACGCGATGGCTACCTGCCAATCGAGGGCTGGCAGTCGCTGCTAGGTTCTGAATACGCGCGTGGTACCGACGTGCCACCGGACGTGCAATTGGTACTGGATGGCAAAGCGGATGCGACAAGTCTGCGCAAGCCGGTCGCAGCCGACCCCAATACCGCACCGGGAGGCACCCCCCACCAAGTCAAGCCTTCATTGGAAGAATTACTGACCGAGCCGGAGGGAGTGCCGGATTGGGGCGACGACACGCCTACCGCCGAGGCGCCCGCCATAACAATTGACGAGAAGTCCGTCAGCAACGCGGCAACCAACGATACGCCACGTAACGCAACGTCCTCACCCAATGCGGCACAATCGCCGGCAGCCGAACAAACTCCAGCTGCATCAACATCAAAAGCAACAGCCGCCCCGACTCCCACGCAGCCGGCACAACCAGCCGCGACCACCCCAACGGCCACCCCCAGCGGCCTGACGGTTTCAGGTGCCTTGCGCTTCTCCCCCGCGCCGAAAACCAGCCCGTATTTTAACGGCCAGCCCATGCCCATCAGAGGCAGTATCGAGGTGCAGGGATACGTGGACGGCGACGGCAACTTGGTCATCACCAATGCGCCATTCACGCGACACTAA
- a CDS encoding 30S ribosomal protein bS22 has protein sequence MGSVIKKRRKRMSKKKHRKLLRKTRHQRK, from the coding sequence ATGGGTTCTGTCATCAAGAAGCGCCGCAAGCGGATGAGCAAGAAGAAGCACCGCAAACTGCTGCGTAAGACCCGCCACCAGCGCAAGTAG
- a CDS encoding DNA repair protein RadA, giving the protein MAKSSVQYVCSECGWNGPKWYGRCPECGQWGTVEEFHEARPAAGSHTAAPGRTSRTRSAAVPDTARAAAKPITEIGTETVERLGTGFSEFDRVLGGGVVPGSVTLIAGEPGIGKSTLLLQTAGNIARAVAEGQTINAAGRGQSSHRPSGLASTRAHTVLYISGEESQAQVRLRATRINAVEPNLLLAATTDLATVLGLIEQNKPALAIVDSAQTIVSQEVDGISGGSTQVREVASALIDTAKTLDIPVFLVGHVTKDGSIAGPRTLEHLVDVVCQFEGDSETALRMLRAAKNRFGPTDEVGCFDMSGEGIEEVTDPAGLFLSGDGPESANDAPVEGTCVTFTLDGHRSLPIEVQALVTNSVLPTPRRAVNGVDPSRIAMLVAVLYRHSKLNLLSNDLYISTIAGGQAKEPGSDLAIVGALASAATSKPIARSTCAIGEISLTGQVRPVPRMEYRLREAARLGFTTAVIPPLRKPVHVDGLKLVEASTLADALHALGVRK; this is encoded by the coding sequence ATGGCGAAATCAAGTGTGCAGTACGTGTGTTCCGAATGCGGATGGAACGGCCCGAAGTGGTATGGCCGTTGCCCTGAATGTGGGCAATGGGGAACGGTCGAGGAGTTTCATGAAGCCCGTCCGGCTGCGGGTTCACACACCGCTGCGCCCGGGCGGACATCACGCACACGATCGGCGGCCGTGCCGGACACCGCGCGTGCCGCAGCCAAGCCGATTACCGAAATCGGTACGGAAACCGTGGAACGCTTGGGCACGGGGTTTTCCGAATTCGACCGTGTGCTGGGCGGCGGTGTAGTGCCAGGTTCGGTAACGTTGATTGCCGGTGAGCCCGGCATCGGCAAGTCAACACTGCTGCTGCAGACGGCCGGTAATATCGCCAGGGCAGTGGCTGAAGGCCAGACAATCAACGCTGCCGGGAGAGGCCAATCATCGCATCGGCCTTCCGGATTAGCCTCGACTCGCGCTCACACGGTGCTCTATATTTCCGGTGAGGAGTCACAGGCACAGGTGCGTCTACGCGCCACCCGCATTAATGCAGTGGAACCGAATCTACTGCTTGCCGCCACCACCGATCTGGCTACCGTATTGGGCTTAATAGAGCAGAACAAACCGGCACTGGCCATCGTCGATTCGGCACAGACCATTGTTTCGCAGGAAGTCGATGGCATCTCGGGCGGTTCCACACAGGTGCGAGAGGTGGCAAGCGCCCTGATCGACACCGCTAAAACTCTCGATATCCCCGTGTTTTTGGTGGGTCATGTGACCAAGGACGGCTCGATTGCCGGGCCTCGTACCCTCGAGCATTTGGTCGACGTGGTCTGCCAGTTTGAGGGAGACAGCGAAACGGCCCTCAGAATGCTCAGAGCAGCGAAAAACCGTTTTGGCCCGACCGATGAGGTGGGGTGCTTCGACATGAGCGGCGAAGGCATCGAAGAAGTCACCGACCCCGCCGGACTGTTCTTGTCTGGAGATGGCCCGGAATCAGCCAATGACGCTCCCGTGGAGGGCACATGCGTGACATTCACGCTGGACGGCCATCGCAGTCTGCCTATCGAAGTGCAAGCATTGGTCACCAATTCAGTGCTGCCTACGCCAAGGCGTGCCGTCAATGGCGTGGATCCCAGCCGCATTGCCATGTTGGTCGCCGTGCTGTACCGGCACAGCAAACTCAATCTGCTTTCCAACGATCTGTATATTTCCACCATTGCCGGGGGTCAGGCCAAGGAGCCCGGTTCGGATCTGGCCATTGTTGGAGCGCTGGCAAGCGCGGCCACATCGAAGCCGATTGCCCGCTCCACCTGTGCCATCGGAGAAATATCGTTGACCGGGCAGGTTCGTCCCGTACCGCGTATGGAATATCGTTTGCGCGAGGCAGCACGCCTCGGGTTCACTACGGCGGTCATTCCACCCTTGCGCAAACCGGTGCATGTTGATGGGCTGAAACTCGTCGAGGCGAGCACGCTTGCCGATGCGCTTCATGCATTAGGCGTACGGAAGTAA
- a CDS encoding tRNA pseudouridine synthase B, which translates to MPQTTPSGLLVIDKPQGVTSFDAVAAVRGALHIKKVGHAGTLDPMATGALVIAFGHATRLLNAIVAHDKTYEATIRLGLRTTTDDAEGEVLVDDEVRSRWLELSSQLTEGGHSEGPSSLPASSWQQLLTRTIAANFTGDIEQIPNTFSAIKINGQRAYDLAREGKDVELKPRPVTISEFTVLAIRSGFVTGKQSDEALQERGMVSVLDVDVRVSCSSGTYIRALARDLGDKLGVGGYLTRLRRTRVGNFALPDDTSGLLSPDAVSETQTHTITAHTEQKTFTNREGETITRNKCVLDTPEGFDGAGRCAWLIGRSLTMEQAARSAMPALDITSKEAAELRFGRRIERTIHEPAAAIVPQTHDVVAIIERANGHQAKPITVFPLA; encoded by the coding sequence ATGCCTCAAACAACTCCAAGCGGCCTGCTCGTCATCGACAAGCCGCAAGGCGTGACCAGTTTCGATGCAGTGGCCGCCGTGCGCGGCGCGTTGCATATCAAGAAAGTCGGTCACGCCGGCACACTTGATCCGATGGCCACCGGAGCGTTGGTCATCGCATTCGGCCATGCCACGCGTCTGCTCAATGCCATCGTTGCACATGATAAAACCTATGAGGCCACCATTCGTCTCGGCTTGCGCACCACCACCGACGATGCCGAAGGCGAGGTGCTTGTCGATGACGAAGTCCGCTCCCGCTGGCTGGAGCTGTCGTCGCAGCTGACTGAAGGTGGTCATAGCGAGGGACCATCATCATTGCCAGCTTCCTCGTGGCAGCAGCTACTCACTCGCACTATCGCCGCCAACTTCACCGGCGATATCGAGCAAATTCCCAACACTTTTTCCGCCATCAAAATCAATGGTCAGCGGGCTTATGACTTGGCCCGCGAAGGCAAGGATGTGGAGCTTAAGCCACGTCCGGTCACTATCAGCGAATTCACTGTGCTGGCTATTCGCAGTGGATTCGTGACGGGGAAACAGTCTGATGAAGCGTTGCAAGAGCGCGGAATGGTTTCAGTATTGGACGTCGATGTACGCGTCAGCTGCTCGTCGGGTACGTATATTCGCGCATTGGCCCGTGACTTGGGCGACAAGTTGGGTGTCGGTGGTTATCTGACCCGTTTGCGCCGCACCAGAGTCGGCAACTTCGCCCTGCCGGACGACACCAGCGGGCTTCTTTCGCCTGATGCGGTGAGCGAGACGCAGACCCATACGATCACGGCTCATACCGAGCAGAAAACGTTTACCAATCGCGAAGGCGAAACCATCACTCGCAATAAGTGCGTGCTCGACACCCCGGAAGGGTTTGACGGCGCTGGTCGATGCGCATGGCTGATTGGTCGCTCATTGACCATGGAACAGGCCGCCCGCAGCGCCATGCCCGCTCTTGACATTACGTCGAAGGAAGCTGCGGAGCTGCGTTTTGGGCGTCGCATCGAGCGCACGATTCATGAGCCTGCCGCCGCCATCGTGCCGCAAACCCATGATGTGGTGGCCATCATCGAGAGGGCGAATGGCCATCAGGCCAAGCCGATCACCGTATTCCCCCTCGCGTAA
- the ribF gene encoding bifunctional riboflavin kinase/FMN adenylyltransferase, protein MEITHLTPDAEGSIAWPSFSNDKKAVVTLGAFDGMHLGHQAVINRVVELAHRHDAFSIVILFDPRPAFVHGWAGAHNGEEPTQSNVDADALTGIDERLRRLEEFGVDHVLVVHYTLAFADKSYIFFLGQLTGKLGMRTLVLGQDAAMGKGRAGDVKHIANLAAATGVFELDVVDDRGPGEVRIPRDFRPEAPTEWGEPADPLANATKAERRAWSKKNQAKAMRAWSSTNVRYLLAHGRIQDANAILGVPHAIEGKVVHGEERGRTIGFPTANLGSETQGYIPVDGVYAGWLVDGDNRWPAAISIGTKPTFSEKTGLHERVVEAYAITDDWLDLYGHNVRVEFVGFLRPQVKFDGPDQLVAELKRNVEETKRLTA, encoded by the coding sequence ATGGAAATCACGCACTTGACTCCTGACGCCGAAGGCTCGATTGCCTGGCCTTCGTTCAGCAACGACAAGAAGGCCGTGGTGACGCTGGGCGCATTTGATGGCATGCATTTGGGTCATCAGGCCGTGATCAACCGTGTGGTGGAACTCGCTCATCGGCATGACGCGTTTTCCATCGTCATTCTGTTTGATCCGCGTCCTGCGTTCGTGCACGGCTGGGCCGGCGCGCACAACGGTGAGGAACCGACACAGAGCAATGTGGATGCCGATGCGCTGACCGGCATTGACGAGCGTCTGCGTCGTCTTGAAGAGTTTGGCGTGGATCATGTATTGGTGGTTCATTACACGCTGGCTTTTGCGGATAAGTCCTACATCTTTTTCCTTGGCCAGCTGACCGGCAAGCTCGGCATGCGCACGTTGGTACTTGGCCAGGACGCCGCCATGGGCAAGGGACGCGCAGGCGATGTCAAGCATATCGCCAACCTCGCCGCCGCCACCGGTGTCTTTGAACTTGATGTGGTTGATGACCGTGGTCCTGGCGAAGTGCGTATTCCGCGTGATTTCCGGCCCGAAGCCCCGACCGAATGGGGCGAGCCTGCCGACCCGCTGGCCAATGCCACCAAGGCCGAGCGCCGTGCCTGGAGCAAGAAGAACCAAGCCAAGGCCATGCGCGCCTGGAGTTCCACTAATGTGCGCTATCTGCTTGCCCACGGGCGCATTCAAGACGCCAATGCCATTTTGGGCGTGCCGCACGCCATCGAAGGCAAAGTGGTGCACGGCGAGGAGCGAGGCCGTACCATCGGATTCCCCACCGCCAATCTCGGCTCGGAAACACAGGGATACATTCCTGTGGACGGCGTCTATGCCGGCTGGCTGGTGGATGGCGACAACCGTTGGCCTGCCGCCATTTCCATCGGCACCAAGCCTACTTTCAGCGAGAAGACCGGACTTCACGAGCGTGTGGTCGAGGCATATGCCATCACCGATGACTGGCTCGACCTGTATGGGCACAATGTTCGCGTGGAATTCGTGGGTTTCCTGCGCCCCCAAGTCAAGTTCGATGGACCGGACCAGCTGGTTGCGGAACTCAAGCGCAATGTGGAGGAAACCAAGCGCCTTACCGCTTGA